The Nitrososphaera sp. region CACTTCACACGTGAGGTTCCGCGACCGGGGCGAGGCAGGAGACGTTCTGGCGGACAGGCTGCAAAAGGCGGGCCTCGATTCCCAGAATACAGTCGTGATAGGGATCCCGCGTGGAGGGATTATCCTTGCAGACATTGTCGCAGGCCGGCTCGGAGCGGCGTTTGATATTGTAATTCCCCGAAAGCTATCCGCCCCGGGCAGCGAGGAGCTTGCAATCGGCGCGGTAATGGCTGACGGAACCTCGTATGTTAACGACTATGTCGTGGACGCACTAAAGATATCGGCCGAGTACATCGAGTCAGAAAAGGCCAAACAGGCCGCCGAGATATCCAGAAGAATGGCCCTTTACAGAAGGAAGGAGCTTGGTTATGATATTAGCGGACGAGACGTTGTGCTGGTCGATGACGGTGCGGCAACCGGCTCGACAATGACTGCAGCGGCACGCTGGATAGCAAAACAGTCTCCAAAGAGCCTCACCGTTGCTGTCCCCGTTGCCCCCAAGGCCACCGTGGAAATGCTCGCGCTTGAAGCCGATTCTGTCATAGTCGCGGCGACGCCCAGGGATTTTTCTTCTGTCGGCCAGTTCTATGACGAGTTTGACCAGATCACAGACGAGCAGGTTATTCAGATAGCCAAGTCTCGAAAGTTGGTCTAGCAGATTAAAGCAATATATCACTCAAAGGGGAGAGGGCATTTCATGACTGATTATCGCGTGAAGGATATCGGGCTTGCAAACGCGGGAAAATCTCGCATCGACTGGGCAGAGGCGCACATGCCTGTAATGGTTGCCCTGGGAAACAAATACGAGTCTTCAAAGCCGTTGAAGGGCGTCAGGGTCGCCGGCTGCCTGCATGTGACAAAGGAAACAGGGGTTTTGGTGAGGACTCTGAAGGCTGCCGGCGCGGATCTTTCCTGGTGCGGGTGCAATCCCTTGAGCACGCAGGACGACGTCGCGGCATCGCTTGCCAAGCATGAGGGAGTGGCAGTGTTTGCAAGCCGGGGCGTTAACTCGAAGGAATATTATGACGACATCCGCTCATCGATAAAGTCAGATCCCCATGTCAGCATAGACGATGGCGCCGACATGACAGTCGAAATGCACAAGGACAGGCCCCGCTCTATGAAAGGCGGCACCGAAGAGACCACTACCGGGGTAATCCGGCTTCGGGCGCTCTACAAGGCTGGCAAACTGATGTTTCCTGTCATTGCGGTAAATGACGCCGAGACCAAGCACGACTTTGACAATGTGTACGGAACCGGCCAGTCTGCACTTGATGGCATTATCAGGGCTACAAACGTCCTGCTTGCAGGCAAAAACGTCGTGGTTTCTGGATACGGCCACGTTGGAAGGGGTATCGCGCGACGAGCGGCAGGCCTTGGGGCAAATGTAACTGTCACCGAAATCGACCCAATCTGTGCACTTCGGGCAAAGATGGACGGGTACGATGTCAGGCCGATGGGCGAGGCGGCTGCTCAGGGCGACATCTTTATCACCGCCACCGGCTGCAAGGACGTCATTGTACATGAACACATTATGAAAATGAAGGACGGGGCCATCCTTGCGAACGCGGGCCACTTTAATGTCGAGATTTCGATACCTGCACTTGAAAAGAACATGAGCGATTCCAGGAAGGTGAACGAGCACACGATGCAATACACGATTTCTAACGGCAACAGGCTCTATCTTCTGGGCGAAGGCAGGCTCGTCAATCTTGCTGCAGCAGAGGGCCATCCGTCGGAGGTGATGGACATGAGCTTTGCAAACCAGTTCCTTTCTGTCCTAAAGCTCGCCAGAGAAGGCGACAGCATGAAGCCAATGGTATACCAGATCGACAGGATGCAGGACCAGGAAATAGCGGCGGCAAAACTTGGCTCGATGGGAGTCAATATAGACAGGCTTTCGAGCGAGCAACGGAGCTACCTCGAGGGTTTCGGCGAAGGCACGTAGTTGGACATAAATTAAAGTCGCATTCATAGAACTTGAAACGGTTGGATGGGTAGTCTAGCCTGGTTAGGATACCTGTCTCACACACAGGTGGTCGAGTGTTCAAATCACTCCCCATCCACTGTTTTCTATGTACGAAAAGCCTTTTGCACTTCGTCGTAAACATTCCGCGGCTCCGTTCCGTCAGGCCAGGGTCAATGCCGCGTCCAAGTTCCTGGTTGTACCTATCACAATTTTCAACTAGGCCTTCATTATCGTGTTTGTCCAGCAAGTTACCTGATTCAGTGACATAGTTTCAGCACTTTGCACCTGCGGCCAGAGAACTGCCGCTTTACCATTTCATTGACTCGCAAAGTGCATCTGGATGTGAGCTGCCAGCGCGGCTGGAGTAATAGGCTTTTTCAAAAAGCAGTAACTCTTGAGGCTTGGCAGTGTCCTTCTCGCTTCCGCTTCATAAATTTCAAAAGCCGACAAAAAGCATACGCGCAAGTTTGTGTTCTGTTGCCATAATTTGCGGGCTAGCTGAAAGCCATTCATTTCAGGCATTCGGATGTCCAGTATCGCGATGTCAAACGCATTTGCGCCGTGCTTTAGTGCGTCAGCAGGCCGGTTAAACGCGGTTACCGAGTAGCCGCTGATTTCAAGGCCGCGCGTTAAAATCAGGGTGATGTCTGATTCGTCGTCTACTATTAGGACTTTCACTAATAGACCATTCTCAGCTAAGATTGTTACATAGGGGTCGTATTTACTCCTTTGTGCATTACACGGAAAATCCATGTTAGTATCGCATTCTGCATCATTTCCAGGGCGTGTTTGGACGAGGTCTGTCGGCCGCAATCAGAGATTGGCCGTCCCGGTGGCAAAATAGGGAGCCTGCACCACTATATTTTAGCCTCAATCCATAGCCGCCTCTTTACAGAGGTTTACAGCAATTTCATGGCCATTAAAGTCCAGTCTGTCGGAATGAAAAATCCGCAAGCCATTCAAGTACTGACAAAACCCATACTGCCCGAGTTAAACTATAACGCGAATTTTATTCTGGGAACTGCCAGACTAACTTGCCTGACTAACGCAGGGTACTTGGATGACAGGAAGATGAGCGCGGAAATGACCTGTTCTCGATACCCGGCGAGGTATCTTCAGTTATGAAATCCATTCTCTTCGCTATGGCTCTGGCAGGAGCAAACTGCTACCTGGTTGTTAAACCACTCGATTCTGCAGCCGCACGGTAATACCTTGTTATCTTCGGTGTGGTCTGTCA contains the following coding sequences:
- a CDS encoding phosphoribosyltransferase family protein — translated: MRFRDRGEAGDVLADRLQKAGLDSQNTVVIGIPRGGIILADIVAGRLGAAFDIVIPRKLSAPGSEELAIGAVMADGTSYVNDYVVDALKISAEYIESEKAKQAAEISRRMALYRRKELGYDISGRDVVLVDDGAATGSTMTAAARWIAKQSPKSLTVAVPVAPKATVEMLALEADSVIVAATPRDFSSVGQFYDEFDQITDEQVIQIAKSRKLV
- a CDS encoding adenosylhomocysteinase, which gives rise to MTDYRVKDIGLANAGKSRIDWAEAHMPVMVALGNKYESSKPLKGVRVAGCLHVTKETGVLVRTLKAAGADLSWCGCNPLSTQDDVAASLAKHEGVAVFASRGVNSKEYYDDIRSSIKSDPHVSIDDGADMTVEMHKDRPRSMKGGTEETTTGVIRLRALYKAGKLMFPVIAVNDAETKHDFDNVYGTGQSALDGIIRATNVLLAGKNVVVSGYGHVGRGIARRAAGLGANVTVTEIDPICALRAKMDGYDVRPMGEAAAQGDIFITATGCKDVIVHEHIMKMKDGAILANAGHFNVEISIPALEKNMSDSRKVNEHTMQYTISNGNRLYLLGEGRLVNLAAAEGHPSEVMDMSFANQFLSVLKLAREGDSMKPMVYQIDRMQDQEIAAAKLGSMGVNIDRLSSEQRSYLEGFGEGT
- a CDS encoding response regulator gives rise to the protein MKVLIVDDESDITLILTRGLEISGYSVTAFNRPADALKHGANAFDIAILDIRMPEMNGFQLARKLWQQNTNLRVCFLSAFEIYEAEARRTLPSLKSYCFLKKPITPAALAAHIQMHFASQ